A genomic stretch from Clavelina lepadiformis chromosome 5, kaClaLepa1.1, whole genome shotgun sequence includes:
- the LOC143461053 gene encoding uncharacterized protein LOC143461053 — translation MEITTPFLVALLLGSLLFTCIASACAAKFFRRKKSKLEKNYLDLESHTGSRKMQQGKERILLPHPILHQINSARPVYCSEFSRKSGHRYRQDRKLAYGLKTSTSSIGPLNYSPVLTISGSRVSNDSSKLSLSSHSSKGSSIGGKSYQHLPILSSSDQCCPQSVPTAHPQQRSFIYYEK, via the exons ATGGAAATCACAACACCGTTCTTAGTAGCTTTGTTACTTGGTAGTTTGCTGTTTACCTGTATTGCATCAGCCTGTGCGGCTAAATTTTTTCGTCGCAAGAAATCaaaactagaaaaaaattatttagatTTGGAAAGCCATACTGGATCTCGAAAAATGCAACAAGGAAAGGAACGTATTTTGTTACCACATCCAATACTTCATCAAATTAACTCAGCTCGACCGGTTTATTGTTCGGAATTTTCGCGTAAATCTGGCCATCGATATCGCCAGGACAGAAAATTAGCTTACGGACTCAAAACTTCAACTTCAAGCATTGGTCCTCTGAACTATTCCCCCGTTTTGACAATCTCTGGTTCGCGTGTCTCAAACGATAGTTCAAAGCTTAGTTTATCCAGTCATTCCAGCAAAG GTTCTTCAATTGGTGGGAAGAGCTACCAGCATTTACCGATACTTTCCAGCAGCGATCAGTGCTGTCCGCAATCGGTGCCCACAGCCCATCCTCAACAACgcagttttatttattatgaaaaATGA
- the LOC143461052 gene encoding carboxypeptidase B-like, producing the protein MLPTFGRNVIVKVLVQIFFATLFFSAKGKFHGNQVWRIVPRNDEQLKFLHQLSSTPHYKVDTWKHPTLVDIPADYHIPVEELSRFKRSLSSHDISYDVMIANVQNLVDDQYNNEAGSTPAASGISGFNYSLYHTAEEINGWMDLAQTTYDYVTKFQIGVTYQGRPIYALKISKSNLVRPAIYIDALIHCREWIATGSLLYVLKELLTNSSYSSLIEDLDWYVVPMINVDGYLYTWDPSGNRLWRQTRSAQAILTCFGADANRNFDDHWSGPGSSEEPCSSLYHGPMAESESETRHIARFISGHNDTIKAVVSLHSYAQVILYPYNYQLKQYPPNNNEQNKTAEEMSKAMFAIHNVSYNYGPGAETLSVSTGVTTDWTQAKADIDINYTIELRDTGQYGFLLPPDQIIPTGEELLAGIEVLAKHIIESELSTPSP; encoded by the exons AAATCAAGTTTGGAGGATTGTACCAAGAAATGATGAGCAACTCAAGTTCTTACACCAACTGTCATCAACTCCTCATTACAAG GTTGATACGTGGAAACATCCAACTCTTGTAGACATACCTGCTGACTATCACATTCCTGTGGAGGAATTGTCTAGGTTTAAAAGATCTTTAAGTTCCCACGACATATCTTATGATGTCATGATAGCAAATGTACAAAATTTAGTGGACGATCAGTACAACAATGAAGCTGGAAGCACTCCTGCTGCGTCGGGAATTTCTGGCTTCAATTATTCACTGTATCATACAGCTGAAGAA ATTAACGGATGGATGGATTTGGCGCAAACTACATACGATTATGTCACGAAATTTCAGATCGGTGTAACATACCAAGGAAGACCAATATATGCTTTAAAGATTTCGAAGTCGAACCTTGTCAGGCCAGCTATTTATATTGATGCGCTAATACATTGCCGAGAGTGGATTGCAACCGGCTCTCTCTTATACGTCTTGAAGGAG CTCCTCACAAATTCAAGTTACAGTTCTTTAATCGAAGATTTAGATTGGTATGTTGTTCCTATGATCAATGTTGATGGCTACCTCTACACCTGG GATCCCTCAGGCAATAGACTATGGCGGCAGACAAGAAGCGCACAAGCGATTCTCACATGCTTCGGCGCAGATGCAAACAGAAATTTTGACGATCATTGGTCAG GTCCGGGGTCTAGCGAGGAGCCTTGTTCTTCGCTATATCATGGACCAATGGCAGAGTCGGAGTCTGAAACGAGGCACATAGCAAGGTTTATCTCAGGCCACAACGATACGATAAAAGCTGTAGTTTCGCTCCATTCGTATGCGCAAGTGATTCTTTATCCTTACAACTATCAGCTAAAACAATACCCTCCAAACAACAATGAACAA AATAAAACAGCAGAAGAAATGAGCAAAGCCATGTTCGCTATTCACAACGTTTCGTACAATTATGGACCTGGAGCTGAAACTTTAT ctgTTTCAACGGGTGTCACAACCGACTGGACCCAAGCAAAAGCCGACATTGATATAAATTACACGATCGAATTACGAGATACTGGGCAGTATGGATTTCTGTTACCGCCTGACCAAATCATACCAACTGGAGAAGAATTACTTGCGGGAATAGAAGTCTTAGCCAAACACATTATAGAAAGTGAACTTAGTACACCGAGTCCATAA